The Aspergillus luchuensis IFO 4308 DNA, chromosome 4, nearly complete sequence DNA window ACACGAGCCAGAACGGCCTCGGGCAGACCGGTTGAATCAACCTGCATAGCCTCACCACCGGAGGCAGCGGCACTCCTGGCACCGACGGTGACCTTGGATAGGGCATCACGGGCCTCGTCTCTCTCCTTTGTCAACCGAGCAATCACGCGAACGGCGGCATCGTGCTGGTAGAGCGCGGAGCTCAATTCCTGGCGAGTCTGTGCCAGGGTCTGTCGCAATGTGTAGGTTTCGAGAGCCAGGGCATCCCATTCTTCTTGGAAGACACTGAGCAAGGAAGGAATGGATGTGAGGGTGGGAGGTCTGGGGCGGACGACGCGCTGGGATTTGACATCAATGAGGTCGTCTGTGGAGAGCTCTTCTCCATTCACGGGATCCTTTCCATTCTCCGCGATGTAGGCTTCGATCAGTCGCTTTTCAAAGACGCTGCCTAGTCGAGCATTAGCTGCATTACGTCGCATCGATGCTTTCGAGGTTGAGACATACCGCTCTTGGGCGAGACGACGGGCACTTGCGGTGCCTCTCCCGAAACTGTTGCACATCAAACATCAGTAATTGGACCTGCAAGAGCAATTCATTGCCAAACTTACTTGCGCAGAGCATGGTATTTGATGTATGTTGGTTGATGGAGGACGAGGTTGGTTCGACGCGAAGCTTGCGGCTCCTCTGGACTTTTCGACCTCGCCCGATGCGGATTAGCGCACCGCAGCCCACTGATTCCTTGGCGGGCCAGCCAACTTCTTTGGTCGGAGTATACCAAGTCGCCTTTTATCTCTATTCCATGCTCATATCTAATTGGTATTTGTGTCTGTAGCTTGCGAGCGAGGCATCTATATTGTGTTATTACGCTACAGTTGACCCGGAATATCTTTATCCAAAGTATTGTGCATGGTGTCCTACACAAGGAGCGTCACGTCATACAGCCCACATTCGCTCGCTATTAAGCTGCCGTAACATCAGTCCTACTATTTTCTTGACTATTATAGAATAGAGATAGGCTGACAGTGACTCCGTGGCTGACCAAGCCATGTCATTTAAATCAAAGGACCTCGCATATGGTACGTTGTCTGTCTCCACTCCCTGTTGGCATCGGCCTAACCATCTTTCAGAGGCGAAGCAGCCTGCCTTCTTACAGAGACTCAAAAACCAATACGGAGATACCTCTGGTCGCCTCGAAAGACCCATTGCACGGCCACGGAAACCGAGGGACGACAATGACGACGACGGCCCTACCTACGTTGATGAAGAGAGCAACGAAATCATCTCCAAGGAGGAATATGAAGCCTTAGTTCGTGGCGAGGATAACAAGGATACGGAGAACTCCAATAAAGATACACAAGAGCCTGCGACGGGCGAAGAAGGTAAAGCAAATACCCAGGCCGAGGCACCTGTCTCCAAACAGAACGTGGCCGAAATAGGAGGGCCACGGAAAAGGAAACAGGCCAAAGTAGTAGGAGAAGACACTCCCAGTGAAGAGACCGAGAAGgtacaaaagaaagaaccaGGCACTCGGAAaccaaagcaaaagaagaagatcaagctGTCcttcgatgaagatgactcATAATGACAAGATTTGAGTCACTATATACTACGATAATGATACCCTAtcatggttgaagaagagattttGTATCGCTTGTtcagctttctttttttcctccaATTTTTGGTAGATACATACTTAGTTAGGATGATACCATagaatgatgacgatgattgAACAGAGAGAGTATAGCACTCGGGTCCGCTGTAGTCATAGTAAAATCGCAGCAATTAATAATCAAGGGCTTGAACCTTTGAAGGCCATGTAAAAGAATCTTCacatatagtatattaacCACATCTCCTACTGTCTAGGTCTGGCGTGAATTCCACTCTTTAAACCCGAGGGATAAGGCAAGTTCTTCAAGCTCGACATTTCCCGCGACGAGTTTTTCTACCAGATTCCGCAGTTTGCGGCACGGAAACCCAACGAAAGAGCAACTTTCCGGCCTGGATTTTACCTTGGACTCTGGGAGCTGTttggcagcaccagcaataTCCCAAAATGCCTGTTGTTAACGTGGATGATCTCGTCCGTCTGCAACGGAGGCCCGATGACATCCGCAATGCAAGttacccctccatcccacttccatcatcatctttgctCCGTCCGCCATCACTAACAGCCATCCCAGATCTGCATTCTCGCCCACGTCGTATGTACTTTCTGCTTGTCTAAGACCATCAGACTACATCTGTCTATGAATTCCTCTCTACTCACACCTATTTAGGATCACGGTAAAACGTCCTTGACAGATAGTTTGATTGCCACAAATGGCATCATCTCACCAAAGCTGGCGGGCAAGATCCGCTATCTGGATTCCCGTCCAGATGAGCAGCTCCGAGGCATCACCATGGAGTCTTCTGCCATttcgctcttcttttctatgATGCGCCGTCCTGCTCCAGACGCTGCGCCCGTGGCGAAAGAGTACCTGATCAACCTGATCGACTCGCCCGGCCATATCGATTTCAGCAGTGAAGTGTCCACCGCATCCCGTCTTTGTGACGGTGCCGTGGTGCTTGTGGATGCCGTAGAGGGCGTCTGCAGTCAGACCGTCACGGTGCTGCGTCAAACCTGGGTGGAGCAATTGAAGCCCATCCTTGTCATTAATAAGATCGATCGACTGATCACGGAGCTGAAGATGAGTCCCAGCGAGGCTTACTCCCATATGAGCAAGCTGCTGGAGCAGGTCAATGCTGTCATTGGTAGTTTCTACCAGGGTGAacggatggaggaggatcttCAATGGCGAGAGCGCATGGAGGAGCGCGCTAATGAATCTGCTGCTCGCTCCAagaagcaggagcaggatgacGAGCCTACGGCCGAGTATGAGGAaaaagacgatgaagacctTTACTTTGCGCCAGAGAAGAACAACGTCATCTTCTGTAGTGCTGTCGATGGCTGGGCTTTTACAATCCGTCAATTTGCCGCAATTTACGAAAGAAAGCTCGGAATCAAGCGCACTGTCCTCGAAAAGGTGCTCTGGGGAGATTACTATCTCGATCCCAAAACGAAGCGAGTCCTGGGTTCGAAGCACTTGAAGGGTCGTGCATTGAAGCCTATGTTCGTTCAGCTTGTCTTGGACAGTATCTGGGCGGCATACGAGGCTACAACAGGCACAGGCACAGGAAAGGGGTATGTAAACCGGTATATACGTGATGTACATCGGCTAATCTGAACAGTGACCCGGCTTTGTTAGAAAAGATCACCAAGTCCCTGAACATCAACATTCCCCAATACATCCTGCGCTCACGCGATCCTCGCAATATCATGACCACGCTGTTCTCGATGTGGCTGCCTTTGTCTACTGCCGTGTTGGTGTCTGTCATTGAATATCTTCCTAGTCCGCCAACTGCTCAAGCAGCTCGGTTGCCAGCGATGATTGAAGAATCTCCTGGCTCCCAGTTCGTGGATCCCAAAGTGAAGGATGCTATGGTCAACTTCAAGACCCAAAAAGATGAGCCTGTCATTGCCTACGTCAGTAAAATGATGTCCATCCCGGAGAGCGAGCTGGGATCGAGCAAGAAGCGAGCTGGTGGCACCATGTCTGCCGACGAAGCCCGGGAGATTGCTCGCAAGAAGCGAGAGGAGATTGCCAAAATGCAGGCAGAAGCCAACGGCGACCAGACAGACGAGTATGCTCGCATAACATCTGCCTTCGAACGGACGACCATATCAGATGATCAACCAGCCGAAAgcgaagagaaggatgacCCTGAACATCTCATTGGATTTGCCCGTCTTTACTCTGGAACCCTCTCAGTGGGAGACTCGGTGTACGTCCTGGCACCCAAGTTCTCGCCAGAGAACCCGCATGCCAGCCCAGTACCCCAGAAGGTTACCGTCACCGATCTCTACCTTCTCATGGGCCGCAGTTTTGAACCTCTCCAGTCCGTACCGGCGGGTGTCGTCTTTGGCATTGGCGGTCTCGCAGGCCACGTTCTCAAGACGGGCACTCTGTCCTCGCAGCTCGAAGGCAGCATCAACTTGGCTGGTGTCTCTCTCAACACGCCACCCATCGTGCGAGTCGCCCTAGAGCCCGTGAACCCAGCAGACTTCAGCAAGATGGTGACTGGTCTACGTCTCCTCGAGCAAAGCGACCCTTGTGCGCAATACGAGGTTCTCCCCAGCGGCGAGCACGTCATCCTAACCGCCGGTGAACTGCATCTCGAGCGTTGTATCAAGGATCTCCGCGAACGCTTCGCCAAGTGTGAAATCTCAACCGGTCAGACCATCGTACCCTACCGGGAAACCATCATCAGCGCCCCCGAAATGGCAGCTCCCAAGAACCCCGAGCTCGGACGAGGCGGCGTCCaaaccacctcctcatccaagcAACTGACCATGCGCCTCCGCGTGGTGCCACTCCCTGAAGCCGTCACAGACTTCATCTCCAAGCACGTGGGAACCATCAAGCGTCTGCAAACCGAGAAGCGCACAGCAGCAGAGACCCAATCCAGCGAGGGAGAACAATCCACCAACGGAACCACCACGGCCGAAAGCTCCCAGCAAATGGAAGCCAGCGACGCCACCGGCGAGGCCCGCGAAgcaacctccctctccctgaAGGATTTTAAGCAAGAACTGGCCAAGCTGTTCGAAGACGAAGCAACCGACGACAAGGGACGCTGGAAGGACGTAGTCGAGCGGATCACAGCCTTTGGCCCACGACGCGTTGGACCCAACATCCTGGTCGACGCAACAGAGGTCAACACCTGCGAGAAATTGTatgcccccctcctccttccccccccccaaatATCACCAGATCCCTCACCCATCTAACACACACAAACCTATGTCTAGCCTCCTCGaaccccaccaacaacaaccccaaatcAACACCGACACCAGCACCCGCGAAGCCCTCATGGTCCGCGATCTCAGCGACAAGATCGCGCACGCCTTCCAACTCGCAACCGGCCAAGGTCCTCTCTGCCAAGAACCCATGCAAGGCATCGCCGTCTTCCTCGAATCCGTGTCCATCaacaccgccaccgccgacGAAGACCTCGACCTAGGCCGTCTAACCGGCGAAGCCATCCGTCTCGTCCGCGACAGCATCACCCAGGGATTCCTCGACTGGAGTCCTCGAATCATGCTAGCCATGTACAGTTGCGAGATTCAAGCCTCGAGTGCGTAACCTCCCCCTTCACCCGTACCCCCACATAACAACTAACAACGAATCCCCCAAAACAGCGGAAGTCCTCGGCCGCGTCTACGGCGTCATAACCCGTCGCCGGGGCCGTATCCTCTCCGAAGTAATGAAAGAAGGCacacccttcttcaccatcctATCCCTACTGCCCGTGGCAGAATCATTCGGCTTCGCGGAAGAAATCCGTAAGCGGACATCCGGGGCAGCGCAGCCTCAGTTGATCTTTGCGGGCTTCGAGGCGCTCGATGAAGATCCATTCTGGGTTCCGGCCacggaggaggaattggaggattTGGGTGAGTTGGCGGATAGGGAGAATGTGGCGAAGAGGTATATGGATAATGTGCGAcggaggaaggggttggttgtgcaggggaggaagttgattgatgcggagaagcagaagacgttgaagaagtagtaagtagtagtagttctttttctttcatcgAATTTTTGTTTGAGGGGGGGGGTATATAGATGTTGTTagtgagagaaagaaaaagttgaattgaattatattaaattaactACAATAAACGTATATGTGTGCCCTTGTATGTAATACTTCCCAATCCACATGGAAAATCAGAATAAGGAAGCTCTAAACAAGGGTCGCAAAGTGAGTATAAGACCTTGCGCGGTAACCATTCATCTACCTCACATGACAAACACAGCTTAGCATTGGGAAAGCCAAAGCCATGTATACTAAGGaggaaaaaaacaaaaaaaacaAAGACGTCCTAATGGTAGTAGCAAGCAAACTGGAAAGCAGAAAGTGTGGATGTGGTTTTCATTTGCATCCCTCACAAGGATCAAGAATATGTTAGAAATGTCCGCGATGCGGGTTGGcagtcatgtcatgtcatacGACTAGCCGATGATGTGTGAGTACATCACCTGTTGAGATTATGTACAGTCATGTCGAGTGTAAGTAATATGCTTGCTCGGCGGCAGTAGTCATATGCACTCGCGCGCTTCCGCGACTGTTCTTCAGAGCAAAAGCAAGCTGTAAGCAAGCAGGAGCCGGCCTAATCATATgcgagcgcgagcgcgagcGCACCGACCTCAggtactgctgctgcaaggGCCTGACTCCTTCAGGATCAGTCACTCAGCCAATCCGGCTACCCCTCTAGGCGCATACCGTGGCAGATAAGTAGACTGTGGTTGTTAATGATGAGCGCTATAGCCTagccagccagtcatcaTCAAGGCTCGGCCAGACCAACGCATCATACATAATTGCTGGTTATCATCAATTCTTCTCACCCCAGACAAAAAAGTGATAGACCTCTCAAAACGGCCTAGCAACCTTCCTCAACTCCGCAACCCCAGTAACAGGATCTCTCATTTCCTTCCAGCTAACAGGGAACATCATATTACCCGACTCACTGCGGGCCATAACGACACCCAGATCATTGCGTGCGGTGGTAAGATAGTAGAAGCTCTGGTCACCGAGGGAGATGACCGTTCCACGAACAATATCCCCAACACGGAACATCTCATCCATGACGACGCGGTCTTTCTCAACAGCGCGCACATCCTCCTTGCGGATCAGCGCCTGGAAGCGAAGTTCATCCGAGTTGCTGTGGTTCTCTGGATTAGCCGCGGACGAGAGGATAGCTTCAATATTGTCATTGTCCGATGCAGTCTGTGCGGGGTTGAGAGGCTGAGAGCTAGCAGATTCGTCGAGCACAACTAGAATAGACACGGTGGCTTGTCGCTTCTGAACGCGGGTAACGCGCGCCAACACGACCGAGTCGACggcggggagggtgttgtATCTCAGTTTGGGCTTTCCAGTGGTGGCTGGTTTGGCGGACGCCTTGGTGCTGGGTGGGGGAGCAGCTGCCTTCTTGGGGCCTGTGCGGGAGACACTCAGGATGAGCTTTGCTTTGGAGCTGGGTTGCGCTTGATCAACGACCACAGGGCCTGCGATGGAGGCATAGATGGTTGCGTTCTGCACGTGTGTACCAGGACCGGCGGCATATGAGGCAATTGAGCCCAGGCGCTGGCCTGGGATGGCCAGAGTGGGTAGTGCAGTGGCCATTCCAGTGCTGCGTCTTACAGACTGGATACTAGGAGGAaataaaggaggaagagaaggaagaggctCGGAGATAGTCGAGCTTAAGTTGTTGACGCGGGATGCTGGCaaagcttttctttttcggcgGGACCTGGTCTCGGCCGGAACAACACTCTTTCCGGACAGCTAGCACGGGCCAATCAAGAGGCCTTTGTATACATCTTGTGTTACTGAGACAGGTCATGTAGACAAAGTATCTACAACGATAGCTATTATGATCATGGTATCAATGTATTGCAAGTATAGACTCGAAATCCTCTAACGGTGAATACAGTATTATGCGCAGACACAATTAAAAGTCGGCACAGCGTCATTTCTCCCTCGGAGAAGTGACTATAGACAACAAACGGACAACGATCTCAAGCACACCGAATGCTCGCTGACACGAATCAAAAGAGACACCGAAGCACATGCCCGCTTAACACCTTGGACAGCTAGACATCAATGGGTCAACACATTGGAACACAAGGCGACTCAACTTATAGATAAGAACGGCAGTGGGAACACAGatatagaaga harbors:
- the CSL4 gene encoding exosome non-catalytic core subunit CSL4 (BUSCO:EOG092653O3;~COG:J;~EggNog:ENOG410PM0J;~InterPro:IPR019495,IPR025721,IPR039771,IPR012340;~PFAM:PF10447,PF14382;~go_component: GO:0000178 - exosome (RNase complex) [Evidence IEA];~go_function: GO:0003723 - RNA binding [Evidence IEA];~go_process: GO:0006396 - RNA processing [Evidence IEA]) — encoded protein: MATALPTLAIPGQRLGSIASYAAGPGTHVQNATIYASIAGPVVVDQAQPSSKAKLILSVSRTGPKKAAAPPPSTKASAKPATTGKPKLRYNTLPAVDSVVLARVTRVQKRQATVSILVVLDESASSQPLNPAQTASDNDNIEAILSSAANPENHSNSDELRFQALIRKEDVRAVEKDRVVMDEMFRVGDIVRGTVISLGDQSFYYLTTARNDLGVVMARSESGNMMFPVSWKEMRDPVTGVAELRKVARPF
- a CDS encoding DUF4604 domain-containing protein (COG:S;~EggNog:ENOG410PYIU;~InterPro:IPR027911;~PFAM:PF15377), with protein sequence MSFKSKDLAYEAKQPAFLQRLKNQYGDTSGRLERPIARPRKPRDDNDDDGPTYVDEESNEIISKEEYEALVRGEDNKDTENSNKDTQEPATGEEGKANTQAEAPVSKQNVAEIGGPRKRKQAKVVGEDTPSEETEKVQKKEPGTRKPKQKKKIKLSFDEDDS
- the RIA1 gene encoding GTPase RIA1 (BUSCO:EOG09260BSW;~COG:J;~EggNog:ENOG410PIA1;~InterPro:IPR000640,IPR035647,IPR005225,IPR027417, IPR000795,IPR020568,IPR014721,IPR009000;~PFAM:PF00009,PF00679;~TransMembrane:1 (i362-382o);~go_function: GO:0003924 - GTPase activity [Evidence IEA];~go_function: GO:0005525 - GTP binding [Evidence IEA]), encoding MPVVNVDDLVRLQRRPDDIRNICILAHVDHGKTSLTDSLIATNGIISPKLAGKIRYLDSRPDEQLRGITMESSAISLFFSMMRRPAPDAAPVAKEYLINLIDSPGHIDFSSEVSTASRLCDGAVVLVDAVEGVCSQTVTVLRQTWVEQLKPILVINKIDRLITELKMSPSEAYSHMSKLLEQVNAVIGSFYQGERMEEDLQWRERMEERANESAARSKKQEQDDEPTAEYEEKDDEDLYFAPEKNNVIFCSAVDGWAFTIRQFAAIYERKLGIKRTVLEKVLWGDYYLDPKTKRVLGSKHLKGRALKPMFVQLVLDSIWAAYEATTGTGTGKGDPALLEKITKSLNINIPQYILRSRDPRNIMTTLFSMWLPLSTAVLVSVIEYLPSPPTAQAARLPAMIEESPGSQFVDPKVKDAMVNFKTQKDEPVIAYVSKMMSIPESELGSSKKRAGGTMSADEAREIARKKREEIAKMQAEANGDQTDEYARITSAFERTTISDDQPAESEEKDDPEHLIGFARLYSGTLSVGDSVYVLAPKFSPENPHASPVPQKVTVTDLYLLMGRSFEPLQSVPAGVVFGIGGLAGHVLKTGTLSSQLEGSINLAGVSLNTPPIVRVALEPVNPADFSKMVTGLRLLEQSDPCAQYEVLPSGEHVILTAGELHLERCIKDLRERFAKCEISTGQTIVPYRETIISAPEMAAPKNPELGRGGVQTTSSSKQLTMRLRVVPLPEAVTDFISKHVGTIKRLQTEKRTAAETQSSEGEQSTNGTTTAESSQQMEASDATGEAREATSLSLKDFKQELAKLFEDEATDDKGRWKDVVERITAFGPRRVGPNILVDATEVNTCEKFLLEPHQQQPQINTDTSTREALMVRDLSDKIAHAFQLATGQGPLCQEPMQGIAVFLESVSINTATADEDLDLGRLTGEAIRLVRDSITQGFLDWSPRIMLAMYSCEIQASTEVLGRVYGVITRRRGRILSEVMKEGTPFFTILSLLPVAESFGFAEEIRKRTSGAAQPQLIFAGFEALDEDPFWVPATEEELEDLGELADRENVAKRYMDNVRRRKGLVVQGRKLIDAEKQKTLKK